A window of the Salarias fasciatus chromosome 7, fSalaFa1.1, whole genome shotgun sequence genome harbors these coding sequences:
- the LOC115391456 gene encoding anillin-like — protein sequence MESGEEKSGTLKRQRDPLSDSDDNSQPASELMDGQKRRRVEAAGRENRSSNPSSARLVEAKTKPDTPIVPSVRSLVQQLSQRGDGAVLRCLSDPGSDDRGFKEHLLGERVFNQRLERFKVPVFPGTSSSSPSLSKACPLTRSDFVNVIQQKLKGATTPSSKQASRLRQEREQELNQLQFQPISENAWLKRSSSDPSFSQDDGDAERNDGSFTEVLTPAAAVQTSDVELSTNEQNTSEIIDQMFGEVLEYAQQMEQEEEQTEDQDSGIETFSAPKEKKDEEEGRAQEEEENNGEELLTFPPSGILSPLSKSIEAAVTPLRLTVSQESSNPPSLLLSPEESTAPLPESAPLYSVDAYRTQRQKKPPSVQSVTPGAQRPANKPRTNFNSKERIAALNEEAAKLQTVISQTLQALSCCTDEEHGRGSLEEAEAEKLLLVSCEKRSALLAEVGRLREERSSAGGGSAGEGPNASQQACRGTISITNIQLPLKVEFVCSSHSRAGRPSHYFFVLIRYGPCNVVATPLATTADAQNGDTISFPTSVTLKDIRPSFEIDVEIYSLSNTSGSSGSIDRASTKSRVTPRKLLSTITRSSHTLTTAAPPALSTRRSSNFTLVGSHKITLASLGQSKFPLDKMKLEGKIRRLLGDEFQEKVPFLSPLEGNIYLQLDSRSHSSVEHRGFLTMFELISGFGVWNRQYFVLEGCELSYWNHPNDRETKEAEGSLSLSSSPSLCVRTVQRDSCARPFTFELVSSVQQQNEGGSSSEEASQKRWFSADTKQEKQDWMEKLSQALLDFHTWNRAPAESQKASSSGNLRESIL from the exons ATGGAGTCGGGAGAGGAAAAGAGCGGAACCCTGAAGCGACAGAGGGATCCTCTGTCCGATTCAGATGACAACAGCCAGCCAGCATCAG AGTTGATGGACGGGCAGAAACGGAGACGTGTGGAAGCAGCTGGTCGGGAGAATCGCAGTTCAAACCCGTCCTCTGCAAGGCTGGTGGAGGCGAAGACGAAGCCAGACACACCCATCGTCCCTTCTGTTCGATCCCTagtgcagcagctcagccagAGAGGAGACG gaGCGGTCCTGCGTTGCCTCTCGGATCCAGGCAGTGACGACAGAGGCTTCAAAGAGCATCTCCTGG GTGAGAGAGTGTTCAACCAGCGACTGGAGCGCTTCAAAGTGCCGGTGTTCCccggaacctcctcctcctcgccgagCCTGTCCAAGGCGTGCCCGCTGACCCGCTCCGACTTTGTGAACGTCATCCAGCAGAAGCTGAAGGGAGCGACCACCCCCAGCTCCAAGCAGGCGTCCCGGCTCCGCCAG GAGCGGGAGCAGGAGCTGAACCAGCTGCAGTTCCAGCCCATCAGTGAGAACGCCTGGTTGAAGAGGAGCAGCTCCGACCCGTCCTTCAGCCAG GAtgatggagatgctgagaggaACGATGGAAGCTTCACTGAAGTTTTGACACCAGCTGCTGCCGTTCAGACCTCAG atgtggAGCTGAGCACCAACGAACAGAATACCTCTGAAATCATCGACCAGATGTTCGGGGAGGTTCTGGAGTACGCCCAGCAGatggagcaagaggaggagcagaccgAGGACCAAGACAGCGGCATCGAGACCTTCTCTGCACCCAAAGAGAagaaggatgaagaggagggacgagcacaagaagaagaggagaataacggagaggagctgctgacattTCCTCCCAGTGGgatcctctctcctctcagcaaGTCCATCGAAGCTGCTGTCACTCCTCTG AGACTGACTGTGAGCCAGGAGTCGTCCAACCCTCCATCGCTGCTCCTCAGTCCAGAGGAGAGCACAGCTCCACTTCCTGAGTCTGCTCCTCTGTACAG TGTGGATGCTTACCGCACTCAGAGACAGAAGAAGCCTCCCTCGGTGCAGAGCGTCACTCCTGGAGCTCAGAGACCAGCCAACAAGCCTCGAACTAACTTCAACAGCAAGGAGAGAATCGCT GCCCTGAACGAGGAAGCGGCGAAGCTGCAGACGGTGATCAGCCAGACGCTGCaggctctgagctgctgcactgACGAAGAGCACGGACGAGGCTCGCTGGAAGAGGCCGAGGccgagaagctgctgctggtctccT GTGAGAAGCGCTCAGCCCTCCTGGCCGAGGTGGgcagactgagggaggagaggagctcgGCGGGCGGAGGATCGGCGGGGGAGGGGCCAAACGCCTCCCAGCAGGCCTGCAGAGGCACCATCAGCATCACCAACATCCAGCTGCCTCTGAAGGTGGAGTTCGTCTGCTCCTCACACAGCCGGGCAG GTCGGCCCAGCCACTACTTCTTCGTCCTGATCCGATACGGACCCTGTAACGTGGTGGCGACCCCGCTGGCCACCACCGCCGACGCTCAGAACGGAGACACCATCTCCTTCCCCACCTCCGTCACCCT GAAGGATATCCGCCCGTCTTTTGAGATCGATGTGGAGATCTACAGTCTG TCTAACACTTCGGGAAGCAGCGGCAGCATCGACAGAGCCTCAACCAAGTCCAGA GTCACGCCCAGAAAACTGCTCAGCACCATCACT AGATCCAGTCACACTCTGACAA ctgcagctcctcctgctctcagcACCCGTCGTTCCAGTAACTTCACCCTGGTGGGTTCTCATAAGATCACGCTGGCCTCGCTGGGACAGAGCAAGTTCCCTCTGGACAAg ATGAAACTTGAAGGAAAAAtcaggaggctgctgggagatgAGTTTCAGGAAAAG gtccccttcctctctcctcttgaGGGGAACATCTACCTCCAGCTGGACAGCAGAAGTCACTCCAGCGTGGAGCACCGAGGCTTTCTG ACCATGTTCGAGCTGATCAGTGGATTCGGGGTGTGGAACCGCCAGTACTTCGTGCTGGAGGGATGCGAGCTGAGCTACTGGAACCATCCCAACGACAGAGAGACCAAG GAGGCAGAAGGCAGCCTGTCTCTGTCCAGCTCTCCCAGTCTGTGCGTCCGGACGGTCCAGCGGGACTCGTGCGCTCGACCTTTCACCTTCGAGCTGGTGagcagcgtccagcagcagaacgaaggcggcagcagcagcgaggaggCTTCGCAGAA GCGCTGGTTTTCAGCCGACACCAAGCAGGAGAAGCAGGACTGGATGGAGAAGCTcagccaggctctgctggacttCCACACGTGGAACCGAGCTCCAGCGGAGAGCCAGAAGGCGTCCAGCAGCGGGAACCTGAGAGAGAGCATCCTGTGA
- the LOC115391248 gene encoding exocyst complex component 3-like protein yields MSAGDQRNGGDQEKEPGSLAEVWPEAERAEGLARGAALKWASVVFCRPEHLDRLGHYRKRESQRTASVHTRLKSMVQSYLEGVSWGLEQLRGARAELAEVSQALRRAGLESDGNADGLKSLERLREVSISHRQLLAAVSNLPRLYAVPSMVMETERLVESRRLLEAHARLMDLERWQDDILWQLQGSPGGRLSAEEQQLVEEYFSGVGQLVEALGKELWAVVSSALALARQNPTPFVSAVRIVEREEALDRALLEERGGPQRRPLPPGRPRCWRTSFFQVLEEAVSARFRSVSYLHTRGPGLAGHLSALQHGIMADLATVRHLLEHCVPPHYQLTAAYLRASHNCLHTHLTQVSSWDLESGEIFAVLNWVLHVYNSPDMMGHPELQAEMEREELGPLISAEGLQQLQSKYVQSVRKSVSEWMHKALQVELQDWQRDQEPDTDHEGFYQTSLPTIITQMLEENARVALMIGPSLRDQTIQMGLYEMENLLNRFREALVDFGKEHRRNPSINRNKFYLHYLLASISNCIILKKSTESLQRQQSSRSASQFSRTPPNPLAALDRAVRRACRLVMEQLLLELQPLLPGLLTRPWLLRGDPTPKLCRVVEAHLELYGRVRPPCGQRLQEECQWVLVVEFVRALMQRRFVCRSAEERKQLAQQMIQDEQLFRELFHGVDSEGPLSEVNPLALLPVLADFIRLRDPGMLPLEVSGLAAKYPDISEEHVSVLLDVRGDVCRDVRGAVLDLLEQSAAPLPAGYRPIFTDILVPPATMAFCLPTAKCA; encoded by the exons ATGTCAGCTGGGGATCAGAGGAATGGTGGAGACCAAGAGAAAG AACCGGGGTCTTTGGCTGAGGTCTGGCCGGAGGCGGAGCGAGCCGAGGGTCTGGCCCGCGGAGCCGCCCTCAAGTGGGCGTCGGTGGTTTTCTGTCGGCCCGAGCACCTGGACCGGCTCGGCCActacagaaagagagagagccagaggacGGCCTCCGTACACACCAGGCTGAAG TCCATGGTGCAGTCGTACCTGGAGGGCGTGTCCTGGGgtctggagcagctccggggGGCCCGGGCCGAGCTCGCCGAGGTCTCCCAGGCTCTGAGGAGAGCCGGCCTGGAGTCCGACGGCAACGCGGACGGCCTGAAGTCTCtggagaggctgagggaggTGTCAATCAGCCACCGGCAGCTGCTCGCCGCCGTCAGCAACCTGCCCAGGCTGTACGCAG TGCCCAGCATGGTTATGGAGACGGAGCGCCTGGTGGAGTCCCGCCGGCTGCTGGAGGCGCACGCCCGCCTCATGGATCTGGAGCGGTGGCAGGACGACATCCTGTGGCAGCTGCAGGGGTCGCCGGGGGGTCGGCTGAGtgcggaggagcagcagctggtggaggagtaCTTCTCTGGAGTGGGGCAGCTGGTGGAGGCTCTgg GTAAGGAGCTGTGGGCGGTGGTGAGCAGCGCTCTGGCTCTGGCCCGGCAGAACCCAACGCCGTTCGTGTCCGCGGTGAGGATCGTGGAGCGGGAGGAGGCGCTGGACCgggcgctgctggaggagcgagGGGGGCCTCAGCGCCGGCCGCTGCCCCCCGGGAGGCCTCGCTGCTGGAGGACCAGCTTCTTCCAG gtcctggaggaggcggtctcCGCTCGGTTCCGCAGTGTCTCCTACCTCCACACTCGTGGCCCGGGTCTGGCCGGGCACCTGTCGGCCCTGCAGCACGGCATCATGGCCGACCTGGCCACAgtgcgccacctgctggagcaCTGCGTCCCCCCACACTACCAGCTGACCGCAGCCTACCTGAGGGCCAGCCATAACTGTTTACATACTCACCTGACACag GTCAGCAGCTGGGACCTGGAGAGTGGCGAGATCTTCGCTGTGCTCAACTGGGTGCTGCACGTCTACAACAG TCCAGACATGATGGGCCATccggagctgcaggctgagatggagagagaggagctggggCCGCTCATCTCCGCCgagggtctgcagcagctgcagagtaaATACGTGCAGAGCGTCCGT aagAGTGTGTCGGAATGGATGCACAAagctctgcaggtggagctgcaggactggcaGAGAGACCAGGAGCCGGATACAGACCACGAAGGTTTCTACCAGACCAGCCTGCCCACCATCATCACACAA ATGCTGGAGGAGAACGCCCGCGTGGCTCTGATGATCGGACCCTCCCTTCGAGATCAGACCATCCAGATGGGACTGTACGAGATGGAGAACCTCCTGAACCG GTTTCGGGAAGCTCTGGTGGATTTTGGGAAGGAGCATCGCAGAAATCCGAGTATCAACAGAAACAAGTTCTACCTCCACTACCTGCTGGCCTCCATCAGCAACTGCATCATCCTCAA gAAGTCCACAGAGAgtctgcagaggcagcagtCGTCCCGCTCGGCCTCTCAGTTCTCCCGGACCCCCCCGAACCCGCTGGCGGCCCTGGACCGGGCGGTGCGGCGGGCCTGCCGCCTGgtgatggagcagctgctgctggagctgcagccgctCCTGCCGGGCCTGCTGACCCGGCCCTGGCTGCTCCGGGGAGACCCCACGCCCAAACTGTGCCGCGTCGTGGAGGCTCACCTGGAGCTGTACGGCCGAGTCCGGCCGCCCTGCGGGCAG cgtctccaggaggagtgtcagtgggtgctggtggtggagttTGTCCGAGCGCTGATGCAGAGGAGGTTTGTGTGTCGCAGCGccgaggagaggaagcagctggctCAGCAGATGATCCAGGACGAGCAGCTCTTCAGAGAGCTCTTCCACGGTGTG gactcTGAGGGTCCTCTTTCTGAGGTCAACCCTCTGGCTTTACTTCCTGTCCTGGCGGACTTCATCCGGCTCAGAGACCCCGGCATGTTGCCTCTGGAGGTGTCTGGACTGGCAGCCAAATACCCCGACATCAG TGAGGAGCACGTCTCGGTGCTGCTGGACGTCCGGGGGGACGTCTGCAGGGACGTCCGAGGGGCcgtgctggacctgctggagcagagcgccgcccccctccctgccGGGTACCGACCCATCTTTACCGACATCTTGGTTCCTCCGGCCACCATGGCCTTCTGCCTGCCCACCGCCAAGTGTGCGTGA